The Andreesenia angusta genome contains the following window.
TTTATGAACTTAGACCATATCTTCTTTCTGTACTTCTTTATAAGGTTTCTCTCTATCTCTCTTATAGGCTTTCTCTCGTTGAAAGGGATTAGTATTTCGCACCCGCTGCCTGAAACCCCGTTTTGATTTTCGTTATCCAAAGTTTACACCTCTCTGATTCTTTTTAATATACAGTTGATTATATCATATAGACTGCCTAGTTCATCTGAACTATTTTTGCAAAATGCAGTGCTTCTATTTTGATTTCCCCAAACTGTGGTATAAACTATATATTCAAGGGAGGTAGTACGATGAACAAATTTCTAGTCTTAACTTTAATCACATCGATTTTAACTATATGTTCAAGTGGCTCGAATGCAGAGCCTGACTTCGTATACAGAGATATATCGTTGGTAAGCGGTGACGTAAATGGCGACGGCAGGTCTGAAACTGTAAGGCTGGCTGGAGAGATAGATAGAAACAAGTACGATATAGATAGCTACGATTCTTTCGAATATGAATTTTTGGAGTTTGTAAATACAAGGCTTTTTATAGAAGACTACAGGGGAGTCATTCTCCACTCTATGGCCGTTCCTCAAGGATTGTTCGAGAAGCTGGTTCTCGCCGACTTCGACAACAATGGCTCTAAGGACATCCTCTTTACTTTTCACGATCCAGACTACCCTAACATAGACCACAAGGTGCTGTCTTTCAAAGACAATATGCTTTCCGAGCTCTTTAACGGAGAGCTCGGGCACAACGGACTGGACTCCACAAAGTACATAAGTCTCGCGGTTAAAGACAAGTATGGAATTTCTCTAAAGTCCCCAATTTCAAGTCTGAACGTCAACACAGTGCTTTCAAAGCAAAACAGACATATGTACGATAAGTTTTACAACAGCGACGGCAGCCTTATAGACGGCAACCTAGTCTACATGAGTTACCCGTATCTCTCTGAAGTCGAACTTGTGCGGTCAGGTTCAGCTCTTCTGGAGTTTTCCAAGCTTAAGTCTCATATTGGAGAGGAGATACTGTCTCTTCAGACTACATATACTTGGAAAAATAACAAGTGGATTCCGACATCCATTACGGCCATCCCTCTTAACTACAGCATAAATGTAAAGCTAAACGACAGATACCTCTTCTTCGACTCAGAGCCTGTAGTGGTGAGCAACAGAACTCTTGTCCCGATGAGAGCCATATTTGAAGCTCTAGGAGCCGATATCTCCTGGGACCAAAATACAAGCACGGTTTCGGCCTATAAGAATGGCGTGTCTGTGAAGGTCAAGCTTGACGAGAAGACAGCGTATATAAACAACACTCGCTTTGAACTAGATGTTCCTCCTATTGCAGTTGACGAGAGGACTATGGTCCCCGTGAGGTTTGTGTCAGAGGCCCTGGGTGCGGAGGTCACTTGGGATGAAGTCAAATATGAAGTAGTTATAAAGAAATAGCGATAGGATTATCTTCCTATCGCTATTTTTAGTGCCATTCTCAGCTTCCTGAAGTCACTTACATAAGCCCTCTTGCTGAAGCAGTCGTATTTGTTTTTCCTCACCCCGTCGAGTATAGCTCTGTAGTATTCAGATGCCAGCTTTACGGGCCTCAAGCTGTCTGAGTCAAAGAGGTGGTATTTTGACTTTACAGCTTCATATAGATTCTCCGCCTCTCCTGCGTAGTCCTCCCAAAGAGCTATAAACCTGCTGTCTATAATCCCGGACTTCAGCTCTTCCTCCGAGTAGCCGTGCTTATCTAGCTTCTCCTTGGAGAGGTATATCCTACCCTTTCTGTTGTCCTCTCCTACGTCTCTGAGTATATTGGTTATCTGCATGGCTTTCCCAAGCATTACGGCCGTTTCTCTAAGCTCAGCGTGGTGTTTTTCTGAGAGTATAGGTATCACCATGAGCCCTACTGTTCCAGCTACATAGTAGCAGTAGCTGTCCAGCTCTGACTCTGTCTCTATGTTCTTGAAGTGCGCATCTCGATACTGCCCCTCAAGCATGTCGTAAAAAGGCTCTATGCTCATCTCGTAGTTTTGAAACACATCTCTAAGCGTCCTCCAGATGGGGCTGTCCTTCTCTTTTCCCTCTTGGAACAGTCTAAGCTCTTCTCTGTACTCCATAAGCTTGTCTAAGTCGTTTTCTTCGTCTATTATGTCATCGCTGGTTCTGCAGTATGCATATACTGAGTATATGGCATTTCTCTTTCTCTCAGGCAGCTTGGAAAAAGCCTTGTAGAAAGTTTTTGAGTTTTCCATTATTATATTTCTGCAGTACTCGTAGTCGGCCTCTAGTGTCAAATCTTTCACCTCTTTAGCTTTCTTTATTTTTCTGACTTTTCACTGGAGTCTGAATTCAAGCTCTTTAGTTTTTTGAGAGTGTCTTCTAGCTTCTTGTTTACAAGGCTGTGGACATCTTCTGCCTCCATGCCCATCAGTATCTCTATCCCCTCGTCTATAGTCTTTACGGAGTATATGCTGAACTCTCCCCTGTTTATAGCCGCTTTCACTTCATCGTCTAGCATAAGGTTCTTTACGTTCTGATGTGGAATCATGACACCCTGCTGTCCTGTAAGCCCTTTCAGCTTGCAGACCTTGTAGAATCCCTCTATCTTCTCGTTCACTCCTCCTATAGGCTGTATCTGCCCTCTCTGGTTCACTGAGCCTGTAACGGCTATATACTGCTTTATAGGAACTCCTGAGATGCTAGAGAGTATTGCATATAGCTCGGTGCTTGAGGCACTGTCGCCTTCTACCCCAGAGTAAAGCTGCTCGAACACCACGTTTGCGTTCAGAGCGAGCGGCTTGTCGTGGGCATACTTCTCCCCAAGGTATCCGCTTATTATCATGACTCCCTTGTCATGTATCTTTCCGCTTGTTTTGGCTTCTCTCTCTATATTTACGATTCCAGACTTTCCGACATAGGTGGATACAGTTATCTTGCTCGGCTTTCCGAAGCTGTACTCGCCTGTGCCTGTAACAGCTAGCCCGTTTATCTCCCCTACTTTCTCTCCGTATACATCTAGTACATAGTCCTCGTCTTCAAACATCTCTAGTATCTTCTCCTCATAGAGATTGTTTCTAAAAACTTTTTCTTCGAGGGCTTTTATGACATGGTCCTCGCTGACGAAAGGCGCTCCGCTCTTCTCTGCCCAGTAGTCGGCTTCATGTATCAATTCCACTATCTGGTTAAATCTCGAACTTAGTTTCTTCTGGCCTTCTGCAAGCCTTGAGCTGTACTCTATTATCTTGCAAACTGCTGGCTTCTCGAAGTGCTTGAGCTTCTCCCTCTGGCAGTGAGTCGCTATAAACTTGCCCATCTTCTCTATATTCTCAGGGTCTCTGCTCATCTCAACGTCAAACTCAGCAAGCACTTTAAAGAGCTTCTTGAAATCCTCGTCATATGTGTATAGAAGGTAGTAGGTATATGCATCTCCTATTATTATGACTTTAAGATCGAGAGGTATGGGCTGCGGCTTGAGCGTCGAAGTCACTACATAGCCGTACTGCCTCTCCAGAGACTCTATGTTTATCTCGTCTGTCAAAAGCGACCTCTTGAGCGCCTGCCAAGCAAACGGATTGGAAAGCAGCTCTTTGGCCTGAAGTATTAGATAGCCCCCGTTGGCCATATGTATTGCGCCAGGCTTTATCTGGGTGAAATCAGTCTTCATAACGCCCATCTCATTCGTATACTCTATTGACCCTATGAGGTTGTAGTAAGTCGGATTCGACTCGAACACAACTGGCGAACCGCTTCCCTCTCTGTCTTCTAGAAAATGGTTTACTTCATACCTCTTAAAAAAAGTCTCGTCTATTCTAGACTGCATCATCTCGAATATATTCCCTTTTCCAGATTCCATGGCTTTCTTTATGTTTCCCACGTTCTCGGATATATCCTCTTCCAGAGAAGTCAGGTATTTCTGTACATTCTCACTCTTGTATTTTTGCTTCACTTTCTCTATATGAAACTTCACAAGCTTGTTCGCCGTCGACTTATCTAGCCTGTCCAGCTTCTCTTGAAGCTCCTCTCTCAGCAGCCTCAGCTTGTTGAAAAGCTCCACAGTCTCTAAACTCAGCTGGTTGTTGTTCTCCTTCAGCTCGTCTAGCTCCTCCTGCCTCAGTCTCTTTATCTGGGCTTCGTTCATCGGCCTTCCATTCTTTACTGGAATGCTCACGACCCTGTCATCCTCTAGCCTGTCAAACTTAAATCCATACTTTTCAGCTATTTCGTTTATGGTGTTGACCACCTTGTCATATTCTTCTTCATAGTCGTGAATCAGATTGTTTCTGTCATTTTCGTAGTCCTTGCTCAGGAATATGCTCCCTAGCTCTTTTTTCAGTATGTTTATTATATTCTCCACTTGCTTGCCGAATTTTTTTCCAGTTCCAGGCTCCAGCTCAAGCGCAATAGGCATATGCGGTGTCTTGAAGTTGTATACGTATACCCAGTCCGACGGCTTGTGTTCCCCTTTGGCTTTCTCTCCAGTTATAAACTTCACATAGCTGTTCCTGCCCGTCCCGCTATGCCCCATCACAAATATGTTGTAGCCTTTCTTTCTCACTCCAAGCCCGAAGTCTATGGCCTTGGCCGCCCTTTCCTGGCCTATTATCTCGTTGCTAGTCTCCAGCTCTTCTGTAGTCCCAAAATCCAGCTCTATCTTGTTGCATCCATTTTCCAGATTGTCTATATCAACTCTGTACTTTTCTATGCGATCTTTATCCAACAAAAAAATCATCTCCTCGTGTTTAAGCCCTATAAGTAATATATACTCATTTACTGTGGATTTAATCGAGGATTTAATGCTATTTTGATCTCTATATTTCTATCCCTATAGTTCTAAGCGCTATTATAAGAGATTCCTTGTCATTTCCAACCATCATAAATATGCTCATCCAGATTTCATAGAAGCCCTCTAGTATTCTCCTTCCCGCTGGAGCTAGCCCGCTTTCGTCTAGCGAACTCTCTATAAGCTCCTCTATGTCCACCGACTTAAGCACTCCGTCCTTCTCTCTGAGCTTTTTTGAAAGCCTGTCTTTCATTATAGGTATGTTTTTTTCTATAAGCTTGAAGTTGTCTAGCATCTCCTTAGGGCTCACAGTGTCTACATCCATATTGCTGAATCCTCCGTTTGTTTTTTGCATATCAAGTCTCCTCCCTATTTTTCATATACTCACAGTATACTACACACTCTATTTTTCTTTAATCTCTTTTTGGATTTTGAGCTTTACATTAACTATATTTATGTGTTTTTTGTTGATTTCGTGGTATTATATGTATATGACGTGTTTTCGAAAAGGAGATATCCTATGAAAAATATTAGAGGACTTAATTCACTAGAGGTAAATGAAAGAATATCTAAAGGACTTATAAACACCAGGCCGGCTCTTCCCGCCAGGACTGTTGGACAGATCATAAGGTCCAATGTCTTCACGCTCTTTAACGGCTTGAACCTTGTGTTGGCTTCGCTTGTGCTTTTGGCAGGCTCTCCTAAAAACGCTCTCTTTGCAGGTGTCATACTCACAAATACCGCTATGGGTATTTTTCAGGAGCTGAAAGCCAAGTCCACAATAGAGAAGCTGTCGCTTCTGAACCAGAACTCTGTAGAAGTGCTTAGAGATGGCGATCTAGTGAGTATCCCTGGAGAAGAGATAGTCTTGGATGATGTTGTGGCTTTGAGCCCAGGGGATCAAATCGCAGCAGACGGAATTCTGCTGTCCGAGGAGCTGCTTGAAGTAGACGAGTCATCTCTTACAGGAGAATCTGACCCTGTCTTGAAGTCGAGCGGAGCCCAAATTCTTTCCGGAAGCTTTGTGGTCTCAGGCGGCGGGCTTTTGAAAATCACAGATGTAGGTGAGAAAACTTATATTTCAAAGCTTTCAGATGAGGCT
Protein-coding sequences here:
- a CDS encoding phytoene/squalene synthase family protein — translated: MKDLTLEADYEYCRNIIMENSKTFYKAFSKLPERKRNAIYSVYAYCRTSDDIIDEENDLDKLMEYREELRLFQEGKEKDSPIWRTLRDVFQNYEMSIEPFYDMLEGQYRDAHFKNIETESELDSYCYYVAGTVGLMVIPILSEKHHAELRETAVMLGKAMQITNILRDVGEDNRKGRIYLSKEKLDKHGYSEEELKSGIIDSRFIALWEDYAGEAENLYEAVKSKYHLFDSDSLRPVKLASEYYRAILDGVRKNKYDCFSKRAYVSDFRKLRMALKIAIGR
- a CDS encoding copper amine oxidase N-terminal domain-containing protein is translated as MNKFLVLTLITSILTICSSGSNAEPDFVYRDISLVSGDVNGDGRSETVRLAGEIDRNKYDIDSYDSFEYEFLEFVNTRLFIEDYRGVILHSMAVPQGLFEKLVLADFDNNGSKDILFTFHDPDYPNIDHKVLSFKDNMLSELFNGELGHNGLDSTKYISLAVKDKYGISLKSPISSLNVNTVLSKQNRHMYDKFYNSDGSLIDGNLVYMSYPYLSEVELVRSGSALLEFSKLKSHIGEEILSLQTTYTWKNNKWIPTSITAIPLNYSINVKLNDRYLFFDSEPVVVSNRTLVPMRAIFEALGADISWDQNTSTVSAYKNGVSVKVKLDEKTAYINNTRFELDVPPIAVDERTMVPVRFVSEALGAEVTWDEVKYEVVIKK
- a CDS encoding Lon protease family protein, giving the protein MLDKDRIEKYRVDIDNLENGCNKIELDFGTTEELETSNEIIGQERAAKAIDFGLGVRKKGYNIFVMGHSGTGRNSYVKFITGEKAKGEHKPSDWVYVYNFKTPHMPIALELEPGTGKKFGKQVENIINILKKELGSIFLSKDYENDRNNLIHDYEEEYDKVVNTINEIAEKYGFKFDRLEDDRVVSIPVKNGRPMNEAQIKRLRQEELDELKENNNQLSLETVELFNKLRLLREELQEKLDRLDKSTANKLVKFHIEKVKQKYKSENVQKYLTSLEEDISENVGNIKKAMESGKGNIFEMMQSRIDETFFKRYEVNHFLEDREGSGSPVVFESNPTYYNLIGSIEYTNEMGVMKTDFTQIKPGAIHMANGGYLILQAKELLSNPFAWQALKRSLLTDEINIESLERQYGYVVTSTLKPQPIPLDLKVIIIGDAYTYYLLYTYDEDFKKLFKVLAEFDVEMSRDPENIEKMGKFIATHCQREKLKHFEKPAVCKIIEYSSRLAEGQKKLSSRFNQIVELIHEADYWAEKSGAPFVSEDHVIKALEEKVFRNNLYEEKILEMFEDEDYVLDVYGEKVGEINGLAVTGTGEYSFGKPSKITVSTYVGKSGIVNIEREAKTSGKIHDKGVMIISGYLGEKYAHDKPLALNANVVFEQLYSGVEGDSASSTELYAILSSISGVPIKQYIAVTGSVNQRGQIQPIGGVNEKIEGFYKVCKLKGLTGQQGVMIPHQNVKNLMLDDEVKAAINRGEFSIYSVKTIDEGIEILMGMEAEDVHSLVNKKLEDTLKKLKSLNSDSSEKSEK